From Desulforhopalus sp., one genomic window encodes:
- a CDS encoding DNA repair protein, translating to MILFVQNEQGQYTPATSKMIIKEGRCRTRDALKKGTDYIGSTEDAKEAISTLLIKKEHEVFGCLFLDCNHRIIKWTEMFFGTIDSTVVHPREVVKEALRLNAASVILAHNHPSGTSKPTRQDIEITRILKNVLLVIDVLVLDHIIVGDDVTSLSDIGQC from the coding sequence ATGATATTGTTTGTCCAAAACGAACAGGGACAATATACCCCTGCAACGTCAAAAATGATCATCAAAGAAGGTCGTTGTCGCACTCGTGACGCTTTGAAAAAAGGAACTGATTATATTGGATCGACAGAAGATGCAAAGGAGGCGATCTCCACCCTTCTCATAAAAAAAGAGCATGAGGTCTTCGGTTGTCTGTTTTTAGACTGTAACCACAGGATTATTAAATGGACAGAAATGTTTTTTGGTACTATCGATTCTACAGTTGTTCACCCTCGCGAAGTGGTCAAAGAAGCCCTACGTCTAAATGCCGCCTCGGTAATTTTGGCCCACAACCATCCTTCAGGGACTAGTAAGCCAACACGACAAGACATTGAGATCACACGTATTTTAAAAAATGTTTTGTTGGTTATTGATGTTCTGGTGCTGGATCACATAATCGTAGGAGATGACGTGACATCTCTTAGCGACATAGGACAGTGTTAA
- a CDS encoding class I SAM-dependent methyltransferase, whose protein sequence is MSEEESSYLLRHRRKLKLGRWRALYLLFIERMDSRSLAEVGSGSPEFLALAPAMIAEKHAIDVGTEFQADFARFGAVFHRCDLDQGPAPHLENIEIAVCSDVFEHLRDPLRTLKMIGDLLAPEGVLFGHVPNEYLLHNVLPIMRGLREGVLYHDGFNEWENPHLRRFTDIGFHRFLQTQFIYNLKITEFYYKKWPRRLTRLGIVPPYFMEPGPTYASTNSAVVYEQLCAIKKELLRDRKKTRNLLLELYRQGDELGAR, encoded by the coding sequence TTGAGTGAAGAAGAGTCCAGTTACCTTCTCCGGCACCGCCGGAAGCTGAAACTCGGCCGCTGGCGCGCCCTCTATCTGTTATTCATCGAACGGATGGACAGCCGGAGTCTGGCGGAAGTCGGGTCTGGAAGCCCAGAGTTTCTGGCCCTGGCGCCCGCGATGATTGCGGAAAAGCATGCCATCGACGTCGGCACCGAGTTTCAGGCCGACTTTGCAAGGTTCGGTGCGGTGTTTCATCGGTGCGATCTCGACCAAGGGCCGGCCCCCCACCTGGAAAATATCGAAATCGCAGTTTGCTCCGATGTCTTCGAGCATCTGCGGGATCCCCTTCGAACCCTGAAGATGATTGGCGACCTGCTGGCTCCTGAAGGGGTTCTGTTTGGCCATGTACCCAACGAATATCTCTTGCACAACGTTCTGCCGATCATGCGAGGCTTGCGCGAGGGGGTTCTTTATCACGATGGTTTCAATGAGTGGGAGAACCCTCACCTGCGCCGCTTCACCGACATTGGTTTTCACCGGTTTCTGCAGACCCAATTCATCTACAACCTGAAGATTACCGAATTCTATTACAAAAAATGGCCCCGCAGGCTGACCAGGCTGGGGATCGTTCCACCCTACTTCATGGAACCTGGACCGACCTACGCCAGCACCAACAGTGCGGTGGTCTATGAACAGCTTTGTGCCATCAAGAAGGAACTGCTCCGCGATCGGAAAAAGACAAGGAATCTGCTTCTTGAACTTTATCGACAGGGAGATGAATTGGGCGCCCGTTAG
- a CDS encoding SPOR domain-containing protein yields MQIGSFAKESNATRLQKRFTDAGHTTIIHKSFSPKDILYGVRVYVGKTLHSAKTAEKALIESGYRGAFVIAR; encoded by the coding sequence GTGCAGATTGGATCTTTCGCAAAAGAATCGAATGCAACGAGGCTACAAAAGCGCTTCACTGATGCCGGGCATACCACAATCATCCATAAGTCTTTCAGCCCTAAAGATATTTTATACGGCGTCCGGGTCTATGTCGGCAAGACATTGCATAGCGCCAAAACTGCGGAAAAGGCCCTCATTGAAAGCGGTTATAGGGGGGCATTCGTGATTGCCCGTTAA
- a CDS encoding TetR/AcrR family transcriptional regulator translates to MTENDSGFFFSPETLEDLYNAALWGGRNDILLDYLHFRHLTGQLPDWLRRTAKGLQDQHGVENALPLNIDKKEAIVRAAIRIFIEKGCADTSIADIVAEAAIGRGTFYVFFKNKDEIFIDSAERLFFDLYADVWQEVKDDGTLCCDCANGPGAFL, encoded by the coding sequence TTGACGGAGAACGATTCCGGTTTCTTCTTCTCGCCGGAAACCCTTGAAGATCTTTATAATGCCGCCCTTTGGGGCGGTCGAAACGACATTCTTCTTGATTATCTGCATTTCCGCCACTTGACCGGGCAGTTGCCGGACTGGCTGCGGCGCACCGCCAAGGGATTGCAGGACCAGCATGGGGTGGAGAACGCGCTCCCTCTCAATATCGACAAAAAGGAGGCGATCGTCCGCGCGGCGATCCGTATTTTCATAGAAAAAGGGTGTGCGGATACGAGCATCGCCGATATTGTTGCCGAGGCGGCAATCGGTCGGGGAACCTTCTATGTCTTCTTCAAGAACAAGGACGAGATCTTCATAGACAGTGCCGAGCGTCTCTTTTTCGATCTGTACGCGGACGTCTGGCAGGAGGTAAAGGATGACGGAACATTGTGCTGCGATTGCGCAAACGGGCCTGGAGCTTTCTTGTGA
- the trpD gene encoding anthranilate phosphoribosyltransferase, translating into MNIKQAINRVVTGQDLTEPEMVAVMNEIMSGNATDAQIGSFITALRMKGETIDEIVGAVRVMREKATFVDSGINTASGQVLMDIVGTGGDCSGTFNVSTTSAFVVAAAGIPVAKHGNRAVSSHCGSADVLEALGVNLSLSPDKVAMCVRTVGIGFLFAPMLHGAMKHAIGPRREIGIRSIFNILGPMTNPAGANVQLTGVFARELTTVLAEVLVRLGMKRALVVWGEGNLDELTITGTSHVADGQNGRVSTYTICPEDVGLERATLEEIRGGASPAESAQQVREVLGSVAGPKLDMVLLNAGAALHAAGKSETIKSGVALAREVIASGAALAKLEQLLAFCRSVSAA; encoded by the coding sequence ATGAACATCAAACAAGCGATAAACAGGGTTGTCACAGGCCAGGATCTGACTGAGCCGGAGATGGTGGCGGTCATGAACGAGATCATGAGCGGCAATGCCACCGATGCCCAGATAGGCTCTTTTATCACCGCCCTGCGCATGAAGGGTGAAACCATCGATGAAATTGTCGGCGCGGTTCGCGTTATGCGTGAAAAGGCAACCTTTGTTGACTCGGGCATAAACACCGCCTCCGGTCAGGTACTGATGGATATCGTCGGCACCGGCGGCGATTGCTCGGGGACCTTCAATGTTTCGACAACCTCAGCCTTTGTCGTGGCTGCGGCAGGAATCCCCGTGGCTAAACACGGCAACCGCGCGGTTTCTTCGCATTGCGGCAGCGCCGATGTCCTTGAGGCCCTTGGTGTAAACCTCAGCCTCTCGCCGGATAAGGTCGCAATGTGTGTTCGCACTGTTGGTATCGGTTTTCTCTTTGCCCCTATGCTGCATGGGGCGATGAAACACGCCATCGGCCCGCGGCGGGAAATCGGCATCCGCTCCATCTTCAATATTCTCGGGCCAATGACCAATCCGGCCGGGGCCAACGTCCAGCTCACCGGGGTATTTGCCAGGGAGCTGACCACGGTTCTTGCTGAGGTGCTGGTCCGTTTGGGAATGAAAAGGGCCTTGGTCGTTTGGGGTGAAGGCAATCTTGATGAGTTGACCATTACCGGAACCTCGCATGTCGCCGATGGGCAAAACGGCAGGGTGAGCACCTATACTATTTGCCCGGAAGATGTTGGCCTGGAGAGGGCGACCCTTGAAGAGATTCGCGGCGGTGCCAGTCCTGCCGAGTCGGCGCAGCAGGTGCGCGAGGTATTAGGGAGTGTGGCCGGCCCGAAACTTGATATGGTGCTGCTGAATGCCGGGGCCGCCCTCCATGCTGCCGGCAAAAGCGAAACTATTAAATCGGGGGTAGCGCTCGCCAGAGAGGTCATCGCCTCGGGTGCGGCTCTCGCTAAACTTGAACAATTACTGGCATTTTGTCGTTCTGTCTCTGCTGCATAA
- a CDS encoding DNA-binding protein: MAEKKWISEKEVEAMTGRKLQTLRNDRFHGRGFPYVKNGKSVRYLVDDVVAFMEARRISTSDDLQKQNVPLK, encoded by the coding sequence ATGGCAGAAAAAAAATGGATTAGTGAAAAGGAAGTTGAGGCGATGACAGGACGGAAATTACAAACCCTACGGAACGATCGGTTTCATGGACGTGGTTTTCCTTACGTAAAAAATGGAAAATCAGTGAGATATTTGGTCGATGATGTTGTGGCATTCATGGAAGCGAGGCGGATTTCTACCTCAGATGACCTGCAGAAACAAAATGTGCCACTTAAATGA
- a CDS encoding phosphoribosylanthranilate isomerase: MEQRPIRRTRVKMCGTTRLEDALGAARLGVDALGFIFYPKSPRYISREAVASILAKLPPFVARVGVFVDAPLTEVVQTVGTGLSFVQLHGSESPEYCRELRALLPSCGFLKAFRVSAESSGATFTPYETCVDAFLLDTYMKGAKGGTGEVFDWSIIDKLKLQRPVILAGGLSPENVAQAILEVAPYAVDINSAIELRPGVKDIRRLQTVMEMVGEADRR; the protein is encoded by the coding sequence ATGGAGCAGCGGCCAATCCGAAGAACCCGTGTCAAGATGTGCGGCACCACCCGGCTGGAAGATGCCCTCGGCGCCGCTCGCCTTGGCGTCGATGCCCTGGGGTTTATCTTTTACCCGAAAAGCCCGAGATACATCAGCCGGGAGGCGGTAGCCAGCATCCTCGCGAAACTGCCGCCGTTTGTAGCGCGGGTGGGGGTCTTCGTTGATGCGCCGCTTACCGAGGTGGTGCAAACGGTTGGAACCGGATTGTCATTTGTCCAGCTGCACGGCAGCGAAAGCCCCGAGTATTGCCGAGAATTACGAGCCCTGCTGCCCAGCTGCGGGTTCCTCAAGGCATTCAGGGTGAGTGCCGAGAGTTCCGGCGCCACCTTTACCCCGTACGAAACATGCGTCGATGCCTTTCTTCTTGATACCTATATGAAGGGCGCCAAGGGGGGGACCGGCGAGGTCTTCGACTGGTCGATTATCGACAAACTCAAGTTGCAGCGTCCGGTTATCCTTGCCGGCGGCCTTTCGCCGGAAAACGTCGCCCAGGCCATTTTGGAAGTTGCGCCCTATGCGGTTGATATCAATTCAGCAATTGAATTGCGGCCGGGAGTAAAAGACATCCGCCGTCTGCAGACAGTCATGGAAATGGTCGGTGAGGCCGACCGTCGCTAA
- a CDS encoding aminodeoxychorismate/anthranilate synthase component II, with the protein MLVIIDNYDSFTYNIVQTVAANALAEGRTEDIKVFRNDKITVQEIEALRPDRLLISPGPCTPKEAGISIESIQYFAGKLPILGVCLGHQSIGDAFGGLVVRARRVMHGKTSPMTHDGIGVFTGLPNPFEGMRYHSLVVEEKGLPDCLQVTCRTDEGELMGLRHRELAIEGVQFHPESIMTPAGIQLLKNFMDPGYLQMLRP; encoded by the coding sequence ATGCTTGTTATAATAGATAATTACGATTCGTTTACCTATAACATTGTCCAAACTGTTGCCGCCAACGCCCTGGCGGAGGGTCGGACAGAAGATATTAAAGTCTTTCGCAATGACAAGATCACCGTCCAGGAGATTGAGGCGCTACGACCCGATCGGCTGTTGATATCGCCTGGTCCCTGTACCCCGAAGGAAGCAGGGATTTCCATCGAGTCGATACAATATTTCGCCGGCAAATTACCGATCCTTGGGGTGTGTCTTGGTCATCAGTCGATAGGCGATGCCTTTGGCGGCCTGGTGGTTCGGGCGCGGCGCGTTATGCACGGCAAGACCAGCCCAATGACTCACGATGGGATTGGGGTTTTTACTGGCCTTCCCAACCCCTTCGAGGGCATGCGTTACCATTCCCTGGTGGTTGAAGAAAAGGGCCTGCCCGATTGTCTGCAGGTGACTTGCCGGACCGATGAGGGAGAGTTGATGGGCCTCAGACACCGGGAGCTGGCTATCGAGGGAGTACAGTTTCATCCTGAGTCGATCATGACGCCTGCGGGTATCCAGTTGCTGAAAAATTTTATGGACCCCGGGTATCTGCAAATGCTCCGCCCTTGA
- the trpC gene encoding indole-3-glycerol phosphate synthase TrpC — protein sequence MILDTIVAKKKQEVAALRAKGIVLPAEFQGKEIAPPRGFRKSLTAYSGVAVIAEVKKASPSKGVICADFQPVNIARNYQTNGAQAISVLTDVDFFQGSLLYLMQVREAVNLPVLRKDFIIDELQIQEAVQHGADAILLIAAILDWRQIADYQACAFECGMDVLVEVHDERETEQALKAESQLIGINNRNLQTFAVDLATTFRLKKLIPSEIPVVSESGLKTVEDFRRLREEGIKAALIGETLMRAGADSDLLRSLRG from the coding sequence ATGATTCTTGATACCATAGTTGCAAAAAAGAAACAGGAAGTTGCCGCATTGCGGGCCAAGGGCATCGTTTTACCGGCAGAGTTCCAGGGCAAGGAAATTGCCCCGCCACGGGGTTTTCGCAAGAGTCTAACCGCGTATTCCGGGGTGGCGGTCATTGCCGAGGTGAAAAAGGCCTCGCCGTCAAAGGGCGTCATTTGCGCCGACTTTCAGCCGGTGAATATCGCCCGCAACTACCAGACAAATGGCGCCCAGGCGATTTCCGTGCTCACCGATGTCGATTTTTTCCAAGGTTCGCTGCTCTATCTCATGCAGGTGCGTGAGGCTGTGAACTTGCCGGTACTGCGCAAGGATTTCATCATCGATGAATTGCAGATACAAGAGGCTGTGCAGCATGGGGCCGATGCCATCCTGCTCATCGCGGCAATCCTTGACTGGCGGCAAATCGCCGATTATCAGGCCTGCGCCTTTGAATGCGGCATGGATGTCCTGGTGGAAGTCCACGATGAGCGGGAAACCGAACAAGCCCTCAAGGCGGAAAGTCAGCTCATCGGTATCAACAACCGCAATCTGCAAACCTTCGCCGTTGATCTGGCAACGACGTTTCGGCTGAAAAAGCTTATTCCCTCTGAGATTCCAGTCGTTAGCGAGTCGGGATTGAAGACGGTTGAGGATTTTCGCCGGTTGCGGGAGGAGGGCATCAAAGCTGCCCTTATCGGTGAAACCCTGATGCGCGCCGGTGCCGATAGTGACCTGCTCCGCTCACTGAGGGGCTAG
- the trpE gene encoding anthranilate synthase component I, producing MAERIFSPDRQQFLTDMQGNRLVPVSTQIVADLDTPLTLFSKVADGQSHAFLFESMEGGEKWGRFSFIGFDPLVTFTSTGDLVTVRQVHGGKRCFTANPLDALKSLVAEFGAAEYDHLPRFCGGAVGFLGYDMVRFMEDLPDQRPATGLPDSSFMVPKIVLVHDSFKQTVTVVCWVQTAGGDGETLYSEAVALINEVIARIKQPVAPSLFQESTVGSPALHVFTSNMEKEQFAAMVDRAKEYILSGDIIQVVLSQRFHTRTQLPPLVLYRALRHINPSPYLFYLRLGDIIQIGSSPEILVRKDGRNIELRPIAGTRRRGATAEEDLALEKELLADPKETAEHLMLVDLGRNDVGRVAKGGHVTVQDLLVIERYSHVMHIVSGVHGEIADGKDQFDVMAACFPAGTVSGAPKIRAMQIIDELEPDKRGAYAGSVGYFGFSGNMDFCITIRTFVMHGDNLWIQAGAGIVADSQAEKEFEETVNKSLALRRAVELAEKGF from the coding sequence ATGGCCGAGAGAATTTTTAGCCCAGACAGGCAGCAGTTTTTAACCGATATGCAGGGGAACCGGCTGGTACCGGTTTCCACCCAGATTGTCGCGGATCTTGACACCCCTTTGACCTTGTTTTCCAAGGTTGCGGATGGCCAGAGCCACGCATTTCTTTTCGAGAGCATGGAGGGTGGCGAGAAATGGGGCCGGTTTTCGTTTATCGGTTTTGATCCCTTGGTTACCTTTACCTCTACCGGCGATTTAGTGACTGTGCGCCAGGTGCATGGCGGTAAGCGATGTTTTACAGCCAATCCCCTCGATGCCTTGAAATCGCTTGTGGCCGAGTTTGGAGCGGCGGAGTATGACCATCTTCCCCGGTTTTGCGGCGGGGCTGTCGGCTTCCTTGGTTATGATATGGTCAGGTTCATGGAGGACCTTCCCGACCAGCGGCCAGCTACAGGTCTTCCCGACTCATCGTTTATGGTGCCAAAGATCGTCCTGGTACACGACAGCTTTAAGCAAACAGTAACGGTAGTTTGCTGGGTGCAGACCGCTGGGGGAGATGGTGAGACCCTGTACAGCGAGGCCGTGGCTCTGATCAACGAGGTTATCGCCAGGATCAAACAGCCGGTGGCGCCGTCCCTGTTTCAGGAAAGTACGGTGGGAAGCCCGGCGCTCCACGTCTTTACCTCGAATATGGAGAAAGAGCAGTTTGCCGCCATGGTGGACCGGGCCAAAGAGTACATCCTCTCCGGCGATATCATTCAGGTTGTGCTCTCTCAACGTTTTCATACCCGTACCCAGTTGCCGCCCCTCGTGCTGTACCGCGCCCTGCGGCATATTAATCCCAGCCCCTATCTCTTTTACCTGCGCCTGGGCGATATTATCCAGATTGGGTCGTCGCCGGAGATCCTGGTGCGCAAAGACGGCCGGAACATCGAGCTGCGACCCATCGCCGGAACACGGAGGAGAGGTGCAACCGCAGAGGAAGATTTGGCCCTGGAGAAGGAACTTCTTGCCGACCCGAAAGAAACGGCAGAGCATCTGATGCTTGTTGATCTCGGTCGTAACGATGTGGGGCGTGTCGCCAAGGGCGGCCATGTGACGGTTCAGGATCTTCTGGTCATTGAGCGCTACAGTCACGTCATGCATATCGTTTCCGGGGTTCATGGCGAGATCGCCGACGGCAAGGACCAATTTGACGTCATGGCCGCCTGTTTCCCCGCCGGAACTGTGAGCGGTGCGCCAAAGATCCGGGCCATGCAGATCATCGATGAGCTGGAACCCGACAAGCGGGGTGCATATGCCGGTTCGGTAGGCTATTTTGGCTTCTCCGGCAATATGGATTTTTGTATAACCATCAGGACATTTGTCATGCACGGCGATAATCTGTGGATTCAGGCAGGGGCAGGGATCGTTGCCGATTCTCAAGCGGAAAAGGAGTTTGAGGAAACGGTCAATAAATCATTGGCATTGCGCCGGGCGGTTGAGCTGGCTGAGAAAGGATTTTAG